In Carassius gibelio isolate Cgi1373 ecotype wild population from Czech Republic chromosome A10, carGib1.2-hapl.c, whole genome shotgun sequence, the DNA window gaggttttttttttttactaatagatttttttttctttacatgagGAAAAGGTTCCAAATGTATCTCCTCTCAAGTTTCTGGACAGATCTCTACTGGACTTAGATTTGCCAAACTACAAGTCTGGCACTAAAagttaagacatttcagtttaaaCCTCGGAATTTGAACTTGAAAATAGACTTTTTGTCCATTTGTCTGCTACTTTCTCATTTGTATCAGATTTTACATTCCCAAAGGAGTATAGTGAggaacaattgttttttttttttttttttttttttttttttgtacacatttacatcttatttttattttatttgcagataatatatatatatatatatatatatatatatatatatatatatatatatatatataaattgattcCAGCAGTTTGTGAGACAATTCAGTTTatgaaaactgcaaaaatgttGGGGGAAAACCACTAAATGAATATCAAATCAAGATAAATGTCCagatggttgaaaaaaaaaaaaaatggtttcatatgaaaaagcatctgaataaaaataaataaataaaaatgaacaagacATGCTTAAATGGTTTATCACGTTAGTTTTCAGAACTTAATATgatcaaaatgtaatttcctcCCATTTTATATCAATGGAAcaaatttggtagtaaaacaatattttaaactcTATGGATAACAAAGGTAAGCAacatgattttaatattaagtttaTGATACTGGTTTAATATTTTGACTCTTTCCTCACAGGGTGGTCTTATATGAATGCTGTCCGGGTTATATGAAGTTAGATGGGCACCGTGGCTGCCCAGCAGGTCAGTATGTATTCATTCCATCAACAGAAATATTAcacagtattttatattttatattatagtggTTGTTAGAACATTGCTGTATGGTTGCTTGAGTGTTCTGAATGGTAACTATggaaattttacattatttttgccaAGAAGCATGATTTGAGATGTCATCATGTCTGCAGTGTGCATGCCCAATGTTAATACATATGATTATGTTTACTGCTAAATTGTTAATCCACAATTATCACATATTTGAGTTCAGTTTAAGGTCATGCTTAAATTAAATGTCAATTTACTCATTGGCTAAGAGTTCATTGGAAGAGAACATTAGCTTTTGTTCTCTAACCAAATCCAGACCCAGCTGGCTGTACTTCTACATGAGATTAATGAGCCACCGCTAGACTTGAACAAGGACTCAAGCTTCACGTCATGTGAAAGGATCCTGAGAATATGTGCTGTTTTGTAACTCTGTGCATGAGACTCTTTTGTTTATTTCTATGAAATTTTGCTCCGTCACCCAGTGGCTCCCATTGACACTGTGTACGACACTCTGGATCTGGTGCATGCCAAGATCACCCAACAATACTCCGATCTATCCAAACTGAGGGAAGAACTCAGTGGAGCGGGATCTTATACAATGTTTGCACCCAGTGATGATGCCTGGGAAGAGTTAGATCCTGTAAGTCAAATTCCCTGCCATGTTATAATTCATTCAAGCTGCAGTATTTGCATGCTATGTTTTAAAATCAGTGATCAAATGTGCATGTTATGATTAAGTGAAGCACTGAATGGAACttcttaaaaagaaataaactggAATATATGCCGTCATGCCATCTTCTTTCCTCAGGGCAAAGCACTGACATTTTAGCATTGCTTCTCTCTTTCCAGGAATCAAAAGCTCACTTGGTCAGCAGAGGAAACACTGCACTTTACAATGACCTCATCTATCACATTGTCAACAAACGTCTTCTCACCAAGGACCTGAAGAATGATATGACCCTAAATTCCATTCATGACAATCATGACCTCTATATCAATCACTACTCAAATGGagtatgtttctcttttcttcatatTCATTGTGTGTCTGAAACTgtgttatttaagtattatttatatgttgttatattatttataaatgttttgaattagctTGTTTTAAGATATATTGTAAGTGTTAATGAAGTTTAGTTaatgttttagtcattttctttttcatttttatttatcttttatatattttttattttttttttagtttagctattttattttttatttcagtttttcttgtaGTAATTATATTAGTTcatcttaaacttttttttttcaagatttttttaaaaaatatttcatttcagatttatttaattaacaaaactatatatatgtaGGGTTAGGGTCagggttaatatatatattaacatgtttacaaatatttttagttttagttaacaattacAACAGTGTTTGCACCTATAAGATTGTggcattatttattcaccctcatgcctTTCCAAACCTGCAAGACTTTCTTTCAGCTGTGGAGCACAAAATATATCTTGTTTTACTATAGTTCAACTATCAATAGAATCCAAAACAACGTAacttggatttcataaaaaaaaagtgactaaACTCTTTTTCAACAATTTTGCAGGTTGTCACTGTCAACTGTGCCAGGATTATTCACGCCAACCAGGTGGCCACTAATGGAGTTGTGCATGTTATTGATCGTGTCATTAGCTTCGTACATCCAACGATCATGGACGTGATCCAAACCAATGGTGATCTGGCAACACTGAAAGTACGTTTGATTATACCTGTGGTTTTGTAAATATGACCAAAACCTATTGGAAGCTTTCTGGGTAACCTTCTGATAGGACTCTATCACCGATGATAAAACATTCCTCAGAAGGGGCATATGATTTCAGAgaagaatctttatttttgatTTCTTTTATAGACCGTTGCTTTAACAGCGGGACTCCAGGGTCTACTAAGGGAGTCCAGACACTACACACTTTTTGCTCCAACCAACGAGGCTTTTAAAAATCTAGACCGAGATGTGCTGGATAGACTTATGAGGGACACAACTGTACTTCAAGGTAAACATAGATCACAACCACAGAACATCATTTAGaggtttttataatgttttcaaagatttctatttcacacACTGAAGACGAGTAATAATGGTGGaaattcagcttcgccatcacaggaataaattacatcttaaaatacatTCAATTAGAAAGAAGgttttttatattacaataacatttcacaatattactggtttactgtaacttttgaatAGCAGTGTATGCATGCACAAAGCACACACAGGATGAAATTCACCTTTAAAGATTTGAAAGACAGCAGCCTCATGTTTTCAGTAAACTCCACAAATGCAGTCCAATCCAAGCAGTGACACATtttcaaatcacctttattttgtatatagtgctttaaacaaaaaaaaaaaaaaaaaaaaaaaaaaaaaaaaaaaaaaagccggtCAAACAGCAGATCTGGCCGCAGCCACATGGAGATCCAAAACCAAATTTGTTAAAGACTTCTAACAGCTCCTGAAGGGAAATGCTTTTTCTGATTCTGGTGAAAAAGATTGTAAGTGTTGTAACAGACAATATCTGTTTTCCCCATGAAAAGAGAAGATTTTATTACAAATCTTATCTGTTTGATCTTTTAGATGACTGTGTCAGGGTTTGCacgggaggaactcaagtgcagacaggaatcgggttacacacaggatttattaatacagaaggggaaaacaaaacccacgagggggaaaacaaggactagggcagatacaaaaataactaaacaggactgattagacaagataaacaaagactcaaaactagagaacactaactacaaataaacactcacggttatacaggacacaatatctcaaaggggttaccagggtataatcacaggtgaggaacaatcacaaatcacaatgaaccgacgcaagacagagcacactaggagatctaaatagggggaacaattaagacacgacaggtgacacagataggacaatcacgacacgactaggataacaaggggggcggggcaagggaacgagacaacacaagcacatggcccaaagacaaggccatgtgcttgtacacaaaacacgggtctgccatgatcctgcctcaagactaggaaaaatcaaggacacgagggcagaatcatgacagactGAGATTATCATTATAGCAAAAGCATTAAAACATAGAGACCTATATTTAAAAGCAAAGACTAGCTTtgaagtaaatattcagttctgAGGCCAATTATCTCAAGACCCGACTGATGTAAATGGCGTGTGAAAAAACGCAAATCATTAAAGCAGATCAGGCTTTAGGATTCTGGTTTAAAGGTCTACTACAACACACCGACAAAAGGAAATTTGATTGATTAATTTTCttgtggtttttttttcttcttaaaattagatttttcagCATGCCTCAAGACACACAGATATAAAAATGTCTGCATTACATCACTTCTGGCTCTTACGGGATCTATGGCCCGAGACAGTCAAAGGCCTCCCATGTAGGCTTGGGTATTTCTGGTACTTCTGCTGTAATGtaatgaagcttttttttttctttttttttttattgtttacagaAACTATAAGTGGCaatcttaattaaataaattcataactagaaaattatttattcattatagaAATGGCTTCTTAAGGTTTCATTAATTTCCCTGACTTTTCATGTAGAAATCAAGCTTTGAAAATTCCCTCATATAAGTTTTGTAAGAATTTGGGAAACCGGGGCCTCATAGATgcacaaataacattttaacttcTCTTTAATTATAatcacttaaattaaattatttatatgaattacTCATAGAAATCAATAATCATAATGATAATACTACATGCACTTGAATTTAAGATGAAGTGGAGATTTTAAAAGAAAGATatgaacatttttgtttatacAGACGTTTAATTAATCATTCATAGGAATATTTTGGAAACACGTTCACATTTTGTATCATTAAAtgcatgtcttttttatttttttaaggaattttttttttttttttaccattttaactTACTTTAAAGTTTGCTTagtattttacaaaaacattttaagtcaTCTTGTGCTACCTTGGAAGTTTGCTGTGGTCATCTATTGTTTCTCGGCTCCCTGACTGAGAGCCACTGACATAAAGTGTCCTATTTGTCCCTTTTGGGGGACATTAACTCCCAGCATTCatccaaatctctaaccattaggccatgacttcccccatTATATGACATCATTATATGACATTATATGATAGCTGACGTAAGAGTCTCAGCTCACCACAGCATTGCCTGGGCACAGGAAGAACTGGGTGGGTGTCCCAGTGGACAACATGAGCTTCTGTGTTTTTAATAGTCTCTAGAGGTCTAGATCTTGATGCTTACTGGACTGTGATCATAAAGACATCTTAACAGTTTGGGTCACCACACTGTTTATCTTTCAGTCTCTCACGTAACCTTTTTCCATCTCTCTTGTTCTATTTATTTTACAAGCCCTTTTGAAGTACCACCTCCTGAACTCAGTCCAGTGCTCTGAGGCCATTATGGCGGGCTCCGTCTATGGGACTCTTGAGGGAAGTAATATTGAGATCGGATGTGATGGTGAGAGTCTCACTGTCAATGGTATCAAGATGGTGCTGAAGAAGGACATTTTCACCAGAAATGGGGTCATTCATCTGATCGACCAGGTGCTCATGCCTGACTCAGGTGAGACTCTGTAACTACCCACTGGGTTCAGTCGGACTTTATTAAGGGACAGCTCACTTTATAAATGACATCCTTATGCCATctgcataaattaaaatacaaaaatgtattgtcactgatataaaatctaaatgtacagTTGTGATCAGTGTGTATCTTGTCTTGCAGCCATGCAGGTGACGGAGCTTATAGGCAAATCTCAGAACATCTTCAGGGACATGGTGTCTCAGCTTGGCCTGTCTGCCGCCATGCAGTCTGAGACTGAGTATACTATTCTTGCCCCACTGAATGGAGCCTTCTCTGGTAAGTTGACCTTATGACTTgttgaccttgaccttgacctatgagaaaaaaattgacattgacattgacaaATGAGACAAAGCTCTACCccttttagtggactttgctatcctaggaactaccaaaagtccagcgttttgtgaccttaggcatgatggattgtagtgttgtagaagactagttaggtatgcaggagctaaaccatttggggccttataggtaagtaattataatttgtgggtgatacagaacttaataggtggccagtgcagagactgtaaaattggggtaatatggtcatattttcttgacctggtaaggactctggctgcagcattttggactacctgtagcttgtttattgaagatgctggacaaccacctagcagtgcattacaatagtccagtctagaggtcatgaatgcatgaactagctgttctgcatcagaaacaggtaacatgtttcatagcttggcaatgtttctaagatgtaaggatgctatttttttaatatggGAAATATTGTTCTCAAAAGACAAGcagctgtctaatataacacccagattttcgACTGGAGATTAAGTAACAGTATGTCCATCTAGTTCCAAACTGTAATCTACGAGATTTACTATCTACTgttttttgatccaataaataatatctctgtcttatcagAATTTAATAGGTGAAAATTATTGGTTaaccaatcttttacatttttaacacactcatcttagataatttagaagtttaatctggtctcgatgagatatatagctgagtataatcaacataacagtggaaactaatcattaagtattttctaataatattatcatGGGGCAACatttatatattgaaaatagcaaagAACCTAgtacagatccttgtggcactccatattttaatgGTGATAAATGAGAGGACTCCCCATTTAGATAAACAATGgtaatggtagcgatcggacaggtagaatctaaaccatcttagagcgtgcccttgaatacctgtatagttttgtaatcgatctatgagtatgttatgagctatggtgtcgaatgcagcactaagatcaaataaaactagcaatgagatgcagcgttggtctgacgcaagaaacaagtcatttgttattttaacaagAGCTATtttggggcctaaaacctgactgaaattcttcatacagataattttttgcACGAAAGAACACAGTTGAGcagacaactttttcaaaaaagttttttgacataaacagaagatttgaaatggggCTGTAATTCCCCAATTCACTAGGATCtattgtggtttcttaataagaggctttaTAACCATTAGATCGTTATAGGTAAAATTTTAAATGACCCACAGTCCAGGTTAAAATGTCACTATAACTGTCTTCACCAGCAGAGGTAATGTCCATGGATGAGCGTCTCCTGAAAATTATTCTGGAAAACCACATTGTGAAACTCAGAGTTTCTCTGAGTGACCTCTACAATGGCCAGCAGCTTGAAACCCTGGGAGGAAAACTGCTCAGAGTCTTCATATATCGCACGGTGAGGGAGAGAGAATTATTGAAAGATTGGGGACCTGGGGACAATTATTGTGTAAACTCCATGAGTGAAAACaaccatttattaaatttttattgtgCTGGCAGTTACATGTTATACtctaattttttcttttctttcagataAGTCAATAGGCTTTAAATACATCCTTGTCTAACTATTTTTGTTTCATTACTCAGCAAAGGGTCCAAGGTACAAATATCATTTCATTCTcatttgaatgtgtgtgtttaaggCTGTGTGTATTGAGAATGCATGCATGGTCAGAGGCAGCAGAGAAGGCAGTAACGGTATCCTCCATCTCATGCGATCACTGATTCAGCCACCCGAGACAACCATCTACGAGCAGCTTTTGAAAGATGGACACTTCAAGTGAGATTATGATTAAGATCATGATTATGATGAcaatatgattaatattattttattaactaaacgtaaaaaaaaaaaatgctgcagaaaaAGTTCATTTACTATTTATACTGAAAAACACTTAACAGGACATGTTATTATAAATtctattgaaatattaaataaaaataacaactatttatttgtgtatgcatgtatgtacaaaTGACTTATTGGCTGGCTGAACTATTCCAGAATCTTCCTGTCTCTGATGGAGAGTGCTGGACTGACAGATCTACTGAAGCAGGAGGGCTTGTACACACTCTTCGCCCCTATCGATGCCGCCTTTGAGACCCTGACAGAGAAAGATATTGCTCTTCTAAAAAGTAAACCTTTTAtcttctattttattctattagaTGATCTCCAACCTTTGCTTAGTCTGTTTCTTCACAGTGACACAGTGACTATTCTTTTATCCAGGTGATATCAACACCCTCAGGACGATCCTGCTCTACCACTTTAGCAATGGTGTCTTTATTAATGGAGGTTTGGAGGGTGGAGTGACTAACCTTCTGAAGACCATTCAGGGCAACAGCCTTCAAGTGCTGTCTGTAAGTACACTGGAATCGTTATTTTAagataagatattttaaaggtcAGGCTTTTTAGGCTCAAACAAACCAACTTTGCCTGATTAAATACCATAATTAGTGAAAATGTAGAGATTTCCAAATGTCAGCTTATCCCAACAGTGATTATGATTAAGATGTCCCATAATTAGCTTTTCCAGTAACATGCATAAGAATAAAGGTCTTTGCACACTCCATAATAAATCTCTGACTTCTAAATTTTAGCCAATACAAATATTTTGGTAGCACAAGAGAGGAAGGACCTGACATGCTTTTATCATCAGACAATGCAATTAGGCGTAGCACA includes these proteins:
- the LOC128021184 gene encoding periostin-like isoform X1 yields the protein MILLFTATFTILVLSSLDQVESSAYDKIVTHSRIRAKNEGPNVCALQQVMGTKKKYFSTCSNWYKKSICGKNAVVLYECCPGYMKLDGHRGCPAVAPIDTVYDTLDLVHAKITQQYSDLSKLREELSGAGSYTMFAPSDDAWEELDPESKAHLVSRGNTALYNDLIYHIVNKRLLTKDLKNDMTLNSIHDNHDLYINHYSNGVVTVNCARIIHANQVATNGVVHVIDRVISFVHPTIMDVIQTNGDLATLKTVALTAGLQGLLRESRHYTLFAPTNEAFKNLDRDVLDRLMRDTTVLQALLKYHLLNSVQCSEAIMAGSVYGTLEGSNIEIGCDGESLTVNGIKMVLKKDIFTRNGVIHLIDQVLMPDSAMQVTELIGKSQNIFRDMVSQLGLSAAMQSETEYTILAPLNGAFSAEVMSMDERLLKIILENHIVKLRVSLSDLYNGQQLETLGGKLLRVFIYRTAVCIENACMVRGSREGSNGILHLMRSLIQPPETTIYEQLLKDGHFKIFLSLMESAGLTDLLKQEGLYTLFAPIDAAFETLTEKDIALLKSDINTLRTILLYHFSNGVFINGGLEGGVTNLLKTIQGNSLQVLSVNNSIHVNLVEVPDFDLMASNGVVHVVKTILYPQDMPVGREDILVLLKKLNRYIQLKFVSGYTYHEIPLTFIKRTITTHVIEKGPEVKVETGESSITKVTRKIKGDLSVIKDRKVVGRDRSVTKVRKVVGRDASVTKVTRVIGGDQSITEVAEGKPSITKITRFTETHSSSSDGELDTEGEAKRLMGPDFSKIVTLKGSPDLHESESERITRIIKKGRSKKHAAKRQPQGSRQRVRPVRHDSRPSQ
- the LOC128021184 gene encoding periostin-like isoform X2, which produces MILLFTATFTILVLSSLDQVESSAYDKIVTHSRIRAKNEGPNVCALQQVMGTKKKYFSTCSNWYKKSICGKNAVVLYECCPGYMKLDGHRGCPAVAPIDTVYDTLDLVHAKITQQYSDLSKLREELSGAGSYTMFAPSDDAWEELDPESKAHLVSRGNTALYNDLIYHIVNKRLLTKDLKNDMTLNSIHDNHDLYINHYSNGVVTVNCARIIHANQVATNGVVHVIDRVISFVHPTIMDVIQTNGDLATLKTVALTAGLQGLLRESRHYTLFAPTNEAFKNLDRDVLDRLMRDTTVLQALLKYHLLNSVQCSEAIMAGSVYGTLEGSNIEIGCDGESLTVNGIKMVLKKDIFTRNGVIHLIDQVLMPDSAMQVTELIGKSQNIFRDMVSQLGLSAAMQSETEYTILAPLNGAFSEVMSMDERLLKIILENHIVKLRVSLSDLYNGQQLETLGGKLLRVFIYRTAVCIENACMVRGSREGSNGILHLMRSLIQPPETTIYEQLLKDGHFKIFLSLMESAGLTDLLKQEGLYTLFAPIDAAFETLTEKDIALLKSDINTLRTILLYHFSNGVFINGGLEGGVTNLLKTIQGNSLQVLSVNNSIHVNLVEVPDFDLMASNGVVHVVKTILYPQDMPVGREDILVLLKKLNRYIQLKFVSGYTYHEIPLTFIKRTITTHVIEKGPEVKVETGESSITKVTRKIKGDLSVIKDRKVVGRDRSVTKVRKVVGRDASVTKVTRVIGGDQSITEVAEGKPSITKITRFTETHSSSSDGELDTEGEAKRLMGPDFSKIVTLKGSPDLHESESERITRIIKKGRSKKHAAKRQPQGSRQRVRPVRHDSRPSQ